GCCTCACTGAGCACCGCCACCGATCCGGAGGCCAGCTGGTCACGCCGGCGGCTGCCGAACAGCACCCCCAGCCGGCCCGTGCCGAGCAGTTCCATCAGGCGGCGCAGTTCCCCCTGCCAGAGGATGGCCAGGGCCAGGCTGCAGGCCAGCACCAGGGCATCCACCAGTTTGGTGGTGAGGGGCAGGTTGGCGTAGCGCTGCACCAGCCACGCCATCGCCACCAGCAGCAGGTAGCCCCGCAGCAACCAGAGCGTGCGGGCCTCGGTGACGCGCCCGAGCACCACCACGCCCAGGGCCGTGGCGCAGACCAGGTCGAGGAGCAGGCGCAGATCAACGAGCCGAAGCCAACCTCCAAGCCACGGCCCGGTCACGCCTGAACCCAATCCTCGGCTCAGATTACCGGCGTGAGGCGGGCGGGCAGCACGTCGTAGCGCAGTAGGTCTTCCGGCTGCTCCCGCCGCTGCACCAGGTCGGCCATGCCGTCATGCACCAGCACCGCCGCCGGCCGTGGAATGCGGTTGTAGTTGGAGGCCATCGAGGCGTTGTAGGCGCCGGTGGCGAACACCGCCAGCAGGTCGCCGCTGGTGGCGGGAGGCAGGGCGATGTCCTTGAGCAGCACGTCGCCCGACTCGCAGTGCTTGCCGGCCACGGTGACCGTTTCGCTGGCCTCGGCGCCGGGGCGGTCGGCCAGCACCGCTGTGTACGGCGACTGGTAGGTGATCGGTCGGGGGTTGTCGCTCATGCCCCCATCCACCGCCAGATAGGTGCGCAGGCCGGGAATGGTCTTGCGGCTGCCCACGGTGTAGAGGGTGAGTCCCGCCGTGGCCACCAGCGAGCGGCCCGGCTCGCACAGCAGCCGGGGCAGCTCGAGGTTGCGGTCGCGGCAGGCCTGGGCCACCGCCCCGGCCACGGTGCGCACCCAGTCTTCGATGGTCGGCGGATCGTCGCTGACCACGTAGCGGATGCCGAGGCCACCGCCCACGTTGAGATCCGTCACGGGGTGGCCGAGGCTGCGGGCGAGCTGCAGGCCGTCGGCCATCACGCCGGCCAGATCGCGATGGGGCTGGAGCTCGAAGATCTGGGAACCGATGTGGGCATGCAGACCCGTGAGGCGCGCCCAGCCGCAGGCCGCCAGGTGCTGAAGCACGGTCTCGAGCTGGTCGGGGTCGAAGCCGAACTTGCTGTCGAGGTGGCCCGTGCGGATGTACTCGTGGGTGTGGCACTCGATGCCGGGAGTGAACCGCAGCATCAGCCGCACCGGCTGCCTCAGCTGCGGGGCCAGCTCGGTGAGCAACTCGATGTCACGCCAGTTGTCAGCCACCACGGTGACGCCGCGGTCGGCGGCCAGGGCCAGCTCCTCGAGGCTCTTGTTGTTGCCGTGGAGCACGATCCGCTCGGGGGGCATGCCGCCCGCCAGGGCCGTGAGCAGCTCTCCCGCCGACACGGCATCGAGGCCCAGCCCCTCCTGGGCCACCAGGGCCGTGATCGCCACGGAGCTGTTCGCCTTGGAGGCATAGAGCGCCAGCGAGGGGCCCGGGTAGGCCTGGCTGAGGGCCCGGCTGTAGGCCCGGCAGCTGGCCCGCAGGGTGGCCTCATCCAGCACATACAACGGTGTGCCGAAGGTGCGGGCCAGGTCGCTGAGCACACAGCCACCCACCTGCAGGCGGCCCTTGACATCCACCTCCGTGGTGATGGGGGTGAGGTTGCGGTTGGGGCTGGCGGGATCCCGACCGGGCTCGAAGGGCTCGGGTCCGGCTGCCTGAACCGGGGGGGCCTCCACCGCGGCGGCGGATTCGCTGGACATCACCATGGGCTTCCGCCGTGCTCGCTCCTGCCCTCAGAATGTACGGAAGTGATGCGCCAGGCAGCGGTCTGGGTGGGAGCGTGCCCACAGGCCATGCGGAAGCGGGCGGGGAGGACGTTGGGGTGAAACCTCTTCAGCCGGCTCTGCAGCCGGGTTCCCTGGGCCCCGATCACCTCGAGGCCTGCCTGGAGCTGGATCAGGCCAGCCTTGATAGGCTCTGGACCCCGGCACAGTGGCGGCAGGAACTCGGCGACGGCCTGCGGCTGAAGCGGGCCCTCTGGCGCGGCCCGCAGCTGGTGGCCATGGCCTGCGGCTCGCTCGTGCTGGATGAACTGCACATCACCCTGGTGGCGGTGCGGCCCTCTCAGCGCCGTCAGGGACTGGGACGCCGCGTGCTGGAGGACCTGCTGCGCGAAGCCCGGCGACGGGGGGCCGGGGCCGCCACCCTCGAGGTGGCGGCCACCAATGCGGCTGCCCTGGGCCTCTACAGCCAGCTGGGATTCCGGATCCTGGGCCGTCGTCGCGGTTACTACCGCGACGGGGCGGACGCCCTGATCCAATGGGCCACCCTGACGGAGTCCGCAGGACACGAGCTGGACAACACGGCTGGACAACACGCCTAAGCAGTGCGGATAACCGCCGTTTTGTATTGCTCAATCGGCTGAATCCGCCGATCTGAGTTGCAATGAAAAGCCGCTCCTGGCCTGCAATCACTGGCTTTTGATCATTGGTCGTCCGGCAACCACACCATCCGTCCAACCCTGATAGGTTGGTTCAACTTGCACCAGGCCCCGCCCCATGTTCGAGCGGTTTACCGAGAAGGCCATCAAGGTGATCATGCTGGCCCAGGAAGAGGCCCGCCGCCTTGGGCACAACTTCGTGGGCACCGAGCAGATCCTGCTGGGACTGATCGGGGAAGGCACCGGCGTCGCCGCCAAGGTGCTCAAGTCGATGGGCGTGAACCTCAAGGACGCCCGGGTCGAGGTGGAGAAGATCATCGGCCGAGGCTCCGGCTTCGTGGCCGTGGAGATTCCCTTCACCCCCAGGGCCAAGCGGGTGCTGGAGCTGTCCCTGGAGGAGGCACGCCAGCTGGGCCACAACTACATCGGCACCGAGCATCTGCTGCTGGGCCTGATCCGTGAGGGCGAGGGTGTGGCCGCCCGTGTCCTGGAGAACCTCGGCGTCGATCTCGCCAAGGTGCGCACCCAGGTGATCCGCATGCTCGGCGAGACCGCCGAGGTGGCGGCCGGCGGTGGCGGCAAGGGCTCCACCAAGACCCCCACCCTCGATGAGTTCGGCAGCAACCTCACCCAGCAGGCGGCCGACGGCAAGCTCGACCCCGTTGTGGGGCGTCAGCACGAGATCGAGCGGGTCATCCAGATCCTCGGCCGCCGCACCAAGAACAATCCCGTGCTGATCGGCGAGCCCGGCGTCGGCAAGACCGCCATTGCCGAGGGCCTGGCCCAGCGCATCAACTCCGGCGACGTGCCCGACATCCTCGAGGAGAAGCGGGTGCTCACCCTGGACATCGGCCTGCTGGTGGCGGGCACCAAGTACCGGGGCGAGTTCGAGGAGCGCCTCAAGAAGATCATGGAGGAGATCCGGGGTGCCGGCAATGTCATCCTCGTGATCGACGAGGTGCACACCCTGATCGGCGCCGGCGCCGCCGAGGGCGCCATCGACGCCGCCAACATCCTCAAACCGGCCCTGGCCCGCGGCGAGCTGCAGTGCATCGGTGCCACCACCCTCGACGAGTACCGCAAGCACATCGAACGCGACGCCGCCCTCGAGCGGCGCTTCCAGCCGGTGATGGTGGGTGAACCCTCCGTGGAGGACACCATCGAGATCCTCCGGGGTCTGAAGGAGCGCTACGAGGAGCACCACCGCCTCAAGATCGCCGACGAGGCCCTGATCGCCGCCGCCACCCTGGGCGACCGCTACATCTCCGACCGGTTCCTGCCCGACAAGGCCATCGATCTGATCGATGAGGCGGGCAGCCGCGTGCGGCTGATGAATTCCAAGCTGCCTCCGGCCGCCAAGGAGGTGGACAAGCAGCTGC
This sequence is a window from Cyanobium sp. PCC 7001. Protein-coding genes within it:
- the rimI gene encoding ribosomal protein S18-alanine N-acetyltransferase, with protein sequence MKPLQPALQPGSLGPDHLEACLELDQASLDRLWTPAQWRQELGDGLRLKRALWRGPQLVAMACGSLVLDELHITLVAVRPSQRRQGLGRRVLEDLLREARRRGAGAATLEVAATNAAALGLYSQLGFRILGRRRGYYRDGADALIQWATLTESAGHELDNTAGQHA
- the lysA gene encoding diaminopimelate decarboxylase, encoding MVMSSESAAAVEAPPVQAAGPEPFEPGRDPASPNRNLTPITTEVDVKGRLQVGGCVLSDLARTFGTPLYVLDEATLRASCRAYSRALSQAYPGPSLALYASKANSSVAITALVAQEGLGLDAVSAGELLTALAGGMPPERIVLHGNNKSLEELALAADRGVTVVADNWRDIELLTELAPQLRQPVRLMLRFTPGIECHTHEYIRTGHLDSKFGFDPDQLETVLQHLAACGWARLTGLHAHIGSQIFELQPHRDLAGVMADGLQLARSLGHPVTDLNVGGGLGIRYVVSDDPPTIEDWVRTVAGAVAQACRDRNLELPRLLCEPGRSLVATAGLTLYTVGSRKTIPGLRTYLAVDGGMSDNPRPITYQSPYTAVLADRPGAEASETVTVAGKHCESGDVLLKDIALPPATSGDLLAVFATGAYNASMASNYNRIPRPAAVLVHDGMADLVQRREQPEDLLRYDVLPARLTPVI